The Kocuria sp. TGY1127_2 genome includes a window with the following:
- a CDS encoding aldehyde dehydrogenase (NADP(+)), with protein sequence MTNTLNGNSLINGEWVPGSEGEIKALNPATEEHLEPVFSLIGADQLDAAAQAAHEAFPGYSATDPTERADFLDLIVANLEDRREAIVDRAKQETGLTEARLNGELSRTSNQLRLFATVVRSGSFHRVRIDPALPEREPAPRADIRQRMVPLGPVAVFGASNFPLAFSTAGGDTASALAAGCPVLFKAHNAHPGTAELVAQAIHEAITELGLPAGTFSLVYGPGAKIGQRLVADPRITAVGFTGSRSGGLAIARTAFERARPIPVYAEMSSINPVVVLPGALESASDLAEGFVGSVTGSSGQLCTVPGLIFVPEGPEGDKFVSRTVELVDAAVGQTMLTPSIAKSWAEGVEHMSAQSGVQIVARGQDGQGSNAPGPVLFETNAETLLVNAELQKEIFGAASLIVRYREPAQLQEAVAKVEGQLTVTVHATEADHDDVAALVPRLENLAGRILYGGWPTGVEVGHAMVHGGPFPATSDSRTTSVGTLAIERFLRPVAYQDFPQDLLPAPATDANPWDVSQSIDGK encoded by the coding sequence ATGACCAACACCCTCAACGGAAATTCACTGATCAACGGCGAGTGGGTCCCCGGGAGCGAAGGAGAAATCAAAGCTCTCAATCCGGCCACGGAAGAACACCTTGAACCGGTGTTTTCACTGATCGGCGCCGACCAACTCGATGCAGCGGCTCAGGCCGCTCACGAGGCTTTCCCGGGGTACAGCGCCACGGATCCCACGGAGCGAGCCGACTTCTTGGATCTCATCGTCGCCAACCTGGAGGATCGCAGGGAAGCCATCGTCGACCGCGCGAAGCAAGAGACGGGACTCACCGAAGCAAGACTCAACGGTGAGCTGTCCAGGACCTCGAATCAACTTCGGCTCTTCGCGACGGTGGTTCGCTCCGGGTCCTTCCACCGGGTTCGGATCGACCCCGCACTGCCCGAGCGGGAGCCAGCTCCACGGGCGGATATCCGGCAACGCATGGTCCCCCTGGGTCCTGTGGCCGTATTCGGGGCCAGCAACTTCCCGTTGGCCTTTTCAACGGCCGGCGGAGACACTGCTTCGGCGCTGGCCGCCGGTTGCCCCGTGCTCTTCAAAGCACATAACGCGCACCCTGGCACGGCAGAATTGGTAGCCCAGGCGATCCACGAAGCCATCACGGAGCTGGGTCTGCCAGCGGGCACCTTTTCTCTCGTGTACGGCCCCGGCGCAAAGATCGGCCAGCGGCTCGTCGCGGATCCGCGGATCACGGCCGTCGGCTTCACGGGCTCCCGCTCGGGCGGATTGGCCATTGCCCGGACCGCCTTCGAACGCGCTCGCCCCATCCCGGTATATGCGGAAATGAGCTCCATCAATCCCGTGGTTGTCTTGCCGGGTGCACTGGAATCGGCCTCTGATCTGGCCGAGGGATTCGTCGGCTCCGTCACGGGTTCGTCGGGGCAGCTCTGCACCGTGCCCGGTCTGATTTTCGTTCCGGAAGGCCCGGAGGGAGACAAATTCGTCTCTCGGACGGTCGAACTCGTTGACGCCGCCGTCGGCCAGACCATGTTGACACCCTCGATCGCCAAGTCCTGGGCCGAAGGAGTCGAGCACATGTCGGCTCAGAGCGGCGTCCAGATCGTGGCCCGCGGGCAGGACGGCCAGGGTTCCAACGCCCCCGGACCGGTGCTGTTCGAAACGAATGCGGAAACACTCCTGGTCAACGCCGAGTTGCAGAAGGAAATCTTCGGAGCGGCCTCGTTGATCGTCCGGTACCGGGAACCGGCTCAGCTTCAGGAAGCCGTGGCAAAGGTCGAAGGCCAGTTGACCGTGACGGTCCACGCGACGGAGGCGGATCACGATGACGTCGCCGCTCTGGTGCCTCGGCTGGAGAATTTGGCGGGCCGCATCCTGTACGGAGGGTGGCCAACCGGAGTCGAGGTCGGGCACGCCATGGTGCACGGCGGTCCTTTCCCCGCCACGAGCGATTCCCGCACGACGTCCGTGGGGACCTTGGCCATCGAACGTTTCCTCCGGCCCGTGGCCTACCAGGACTTCCCTCAGGACCTGCTTCCCGCCCCGGCTACGGATGCCAACCCGTGGGATGTCAGCCAGTCGATTGACGGCAAGTGA
- a CDS encoding LysR family transcriptional regulator — protein sequence MFTLDQLRCFVAVAENLHFGRAAEELAMTQPPLSRQIQKLEKSVGAQLILRTHRRVELTAAGSAFLDQARLILTSVTRAGESAVQASQGLQGRLSLGYTAAAGLTTLGPILTLMKERMPGVAIDLHQMVTSRQLEALEDGRINAGLGRLSMPSEGFRTDSIHTEGLVLAAPDGHELLTGRHLHREDVLGHPLIMHSAEGARYFYDLVVRNFKIDHADVSHSLSQITTMVSLVAAGHGIALVPESATKLNFPGVTYRQFDDLRKDIVELQLITLAERPTPTAIRLRQLMDSLPPDWAR from the coding sequence ATGTTTACCCTCGATCAGCTGAGATGCTTTGTCGCCGTCGCCGAAAACTTGCATTTCGGCCGGGCAGCCGAGGAACTTGCCATGACTCAACCCCCGCTCAGCCGCCAAATCCAGAAATTGGAGAAGAGCGTGGGGGCTCAGTTGATTCTGAGGACACATCGAAGAGTTGAGCTCACGGCGGCGGGTTCTGCTTTCCTCGACCAGGCCCGGTTGATTCTCACATCGGTCACTCGTGCCGGTGAATCGGCCGTTCAGGCCTCCCAAGGGCTTCAGGGGCGCCTGAGCCTGGGGTATACCGCAGCCGCAGGACTCACGACCCTGGGTCCCATCCTGACCCTCATGAAGGAACGCATGCCCGGCGTTGCGATCGATCTGCACCAGATGGTGACATCCCGCCAGCTCGAGGCCCTCGAGGACGGACGGATCAACGCGGGTCTCGGCCGGTTGTCGATGCCGTCGGAAGGCTTCAGAACCGACTCGATCCACACGGAGGGGCTGGTCCTCGCGGCCCCGGATGGCCATGAGCTACTGACCGGGCGGCATCTGCACCGCGAGGACGTCTTAGGGCATCCGCTGATCATGCACTCGGCGGAGGGAGCCCGATATTTCTACGACCTCGTGGTCAGGAACTTCAAGATCGACCACGCGGACGTTTCCCATTCCCTGAGCCAAATCACCACGATGGTCAGTCTGGTGGCCGCCGGACACGGCATCGCCCTCGTTCCGGAATCCGCGACCAAGTTGAATTTCCCGGGTGTCACATACCGCCAATTCGACGATTTGCGGAAGGACATCGTCGAGCTGCAGCTCATCACTTTGGCAGAACGACCCACGCCCACCGCCATACGACTCCGGCAGCTCATGGATTCCCTACCTCCGGACTGGGCGCGGTGA
- the mvk gene encoding mevalonate kinase has product MHKLKEADPLQSSAVGQSVAWGKVILFGEHSVVHGHPAIAFPLPQVGLTATATPSPGPLWLTVDIYDGPLASAPPMLAPLGATITATLELIGHHQQGLHITCIGDFPLERGLGSSAAGAASIANAILDLTGNDLPRSVRHGLVQTGERVAHGNPSGLDAYTVLSRSPIWFQAGIAENIEVNLGAPIVVADSGQPGDTHSAVGAVTEMRRTNPGDVARYFETIRDHTVAARENLKNDEREALGRRMNEVHEALRELSVSSPHLDQLVRSARDAGALGAKLTGGGRGGCVIALARDFQHGEELAKELRQAGALQTWILNPEEFEQ; this is encoded by the coding sequence TTGCACAAGTTGAAAGAGGCCGACCCCCTTCAGTCGTCCGCGGTCGGTCAGTCCGTGGCGTGGGGCAAGGTCATTCTTTTCGGGGAGCACTCGGTGGTCCACGGGCATCCCGCAATTGCGTTCCCGCTGCCGCAGGTCGGCCTGACGGCCACCGCAACCCCGTCTCCGGGACCGCTGTGGCTCACGGTTGACATCTATGACGGTCCGCTCGCCAGCGCGCCCCCGATGCTCGCCCCGCTGGGGGCGACCATTACCGCAACCCTCGAGCTCATCGGGCATCACCAGCAAGGTCTCCACATCACATGCATCGGAGACTTCCCGCTCGAGCGCGGACTCGGTTCCAGCGCCGCGGGAGCGGCCAGCATCGCAAATGCGATTCTCGACCTGACCGGCAACGACCTCCCGCGTTCCGTCCGCCACGGACTCGTCCAGACCGGCGAGAGGGTGGCTCACGGAAACCCCTCGGGGTTGGACGCATATACCGTCCTCAGCCGCTCGCCAATCTGGTTCCAGGCCGGCATCGCAGAGAATATTGAGGTGAATCTGGGGGCCCCGATCGTCGTCGCCGATTCGGGTCAGCCCGGCGACACCCACTCGGCCGTCGGCGCCGTCACTGAAATGCGGCGGACCAACCCGGGCGACGTCGCCCGATACTTCGAAACGATCCGCGACCACACGGTTGCGGCCCGCGAGAATCTCAAGAATGATGAGCGCGAGGCGCTCGGACGCCGTATGAACGAGGTTCACGAAGCCCTGCGCGAGTTATCGGTCTCAAGCCCGCATCTGGATCAACTGGTCCGATCCGCTCGTGACGCCGGAGCCCTCGGGGCAAAGCTGACCGGAGGGGGTCGCGGCGGCTGCGTCATCGCCCTTGCGCGGGATTTCCAGCACGGCGAAGAGCTGGCCAAGGAACTTCGGCAGGCCGGGGCGCTGCAAACCTGGATCCTGAACCCAGAGGAGTTCGAGCAGTGA
- a CDS encoding gluconate:H+ symporter has protein sequence MPLLIVAVAVALLLILMTKFKLNGFVALLIVSVLVASWGALSGVLTVDDKPATVADIPDIIGSGMGGQLEETLAVIGIGAMIGRILGDAGAAQRIALRVVDLLGEKRVQWAMVVTSMLIGVTMFYEAAFVIVVPIAFTLVRATRTNLLWVGLPMSIALSTMHSFLPPHPGPTAAASIYQASPGLALLYGLFIAVPAGVLVAMVWPRLSFVKKIQPEIPRGLISEKSFTDEEMPSMGRSLLVALLPVILIAGAEIYIMVGEESSSLMQFVTFIGSPTVALLISLLVAIVVFGPMSGRPLSELAVSMSESARAMAMIIMVIAAGGAFKEVLVSTGIAQYIADMTSGWPVHPIILVWLTAVILRVALGSASVAVTTAAGIAAPLVASSGVSPELMVLATACGSIAVSHVNDPGFWMFKEYFNLSVVQTLKARTTYTTVLSVLGLGGVLLMNLIV, from the coding sequence ATGCCCCTACTCATCGTGGCCGTTGCGGTGGCTTTGTTGCTCATCCTGATGACCAAGTTCAAGCTCAATGGCTTTGTGGCGCTGCTGATCGTCTCGGTATTGGTCGCAAGCTGGGGTGCTTTGTCGGGCGTGCTGACGGTCGACGACAAACCCGCCACGGTCGCCGACATACCCGACATCATCGGCAGCGGCATGGGTGGTCAGCTCGAAGAAACCCTCGCCGTCATCGGAATCGGCGCCATGATAGGCAGAATCCTCGGTGACGCTGGGGCGGCGCAAAGAATTGCCCTGCGCGTGGTGGACCTCTTGGGGGAGAAGCGCGTGCAGTGGGCCATGGTGGTCACGTCCATGCTGATCGGCGTGACCATGTTCTACGAGGCTGCCTTCGTGATCGTGGTTCCGATCGCTTTCACGCTCGTCAGGGCGACACGGACCAACTTGCTGTGGGTCGGGCTCCCGATGTCCATTGCGTTGTCGACCATGCATTCCTTCTTGCCCCCGCACCCGGGACCGACCGCGGCCGCGAGCATCTATCAGGCCTCTCCGGGTTTGGCGCTGCTCTACGGATTGTTCATCGCGGTTCCTGCCGGCGTGCTGGTGGCCATGGTGTGGCCGCGCTTGTCCTTCGTGAAGAAGATCCAGCCCGAGATCCCTCGCGGCCTCATCTCGGAAAAGAGCTTCACGGACGAAGAGATGCCCAGTATGGGCCGCTCGTTGCTCGTTGCCCTTCTTCCCGTGATTCTCATTGCCGGCGCGGAAATCTACATCATGGTCGGGGAGGAAAGCTCGAGCCTGATGCAATTCGTGACCTTCATCGGTTCGCCGACGGTCGCCCTGCTGATTTCGCTTCTCGTCGCCATCGTCGTCTTCGGCCCGATGAGCGGGAGGCCGTTGTCCGAGTTGGCCGTCTCCATGTCCGAGTCCGCGCGGGCCATGGCCATGATCATTATGGTGATCGCCGCGGGCGGTGCATTCAAAGAGGTTCTGGTCTCCACGGGCATCGCTCAGTACATTGCGGACATGACCTCGGGCTGGCCGGTTCACCCGATCATTCTGGTGTGGTTGACCGCCGTAATCCTACGAGTAGCCCTCGGCTCGGCATCGGTTGCCGTCACGACGGCCGCAGGAATTGCGGCACCGCTGGTTGCTTCGAGCGGAGTGTCCCCGGAACTGATGGTCCTGGCCACCGCTTGTGGGTCGATCGCCGTGAGTCACGTCAACGATCCCGGCTTCTGGATGTTCAAGGAGTACTTCAACTTGTCGGTCGTGCAGACCCTCAAGGCCCGCACCACGTACACGACCGTTCTCTCGGTTCTGGGGCTGGGAGGAGTGCTGCTCATGAATCTGATCGTGTGA
- a CDS encoding YoaK family protein, with translation MKNLNRTALTQLTKVSRYPHLISGPRRRPKFDRHLAYLLVLQAGALNAIGFMALGLYTSHMSGMVADIAHHVMRAEIGLLLTGLLAVGSFTAGTMACTIIFTWAKRRRLASRYANVLVFEAVLILIVGILASDLEHFNQELIIVPPLCFAMGLQNALITKIRDFPVRTTHVTGMITDLGVEVGTWVYGRFSRSGPPVRLDPEKATVLALLIMLFLVGGGIGIAGFWLFDFRALIIGALVVLLLSLPPSIRDLSRVGLRPRRRAQDQAV, from the coding sequence CTGAAGAACCTCAATAGAACCGCCCTGACCCAACTGACCAAAGTCTCCCGGTACCCGCACCTGATCTCGGGACCGCGCCGTCGCCCCAAATTCGACCGACATCTCGCGTATCTGCTAGTGCTCCAGGCCGGTGCATTGAACGCCATCGGGTTCATGGCCCTGGGCCTTTACACCTCCCACATGAGCGGGATGGTTGCCGATATTGCCCATCACGTCATGCGCGCCGAAATCGGCCTCCTGCTCACGGGCCTACTGGCCGTCGGCTCCTTCACGGCCGGGACCATGGCGTGCACCATTATCTTCACCTGGGCCAAAAGAAGACGGCTGGCTAGCAGGTATGCGAATGTCCTCGTCTTCGAGGCAGTGCTCATCCTGATCGTCGGGATTCTCGCCAGCGATCTGGAGCACTTCAACCAAGAACTCATCATCGTGCCGCCGTTGTGCTTCGCCATGGGTCTGCAAAACGCTCTCATCACCAAAATCCGCGACTTCCCCGTTCGCACCACCCACGTGACGGGAATGATCACCGATCTGGGTGTTGAGGTCGGAACTTGGGTCTACGGACGTTTTTCGCGCAGCGGTCCCCCGGTTCGGCTAGACCCGGAAAAGGCCACGGTTCTGGCCCTTTTGATCATGTTGTTCTTGGTCGGCGGTGGCATCGGAATCGCAGGCTTCTGGCTCTTCGACTTCCGTGCCCTGATCATCGGTGCCCTGGTCGTTCTGCTGCTGTCCCTGCCTCCGAGCATCCGCGATCTCTCCCGGGTTGGGTTGAGGCCCCGCCGTCGGGCACAAGACCAAGCGGTCTGA
- a CDS encoding enolase C-terminal domain-like protein — protein sequence MTPTSAPVVRQVEVIPVAGHDSMLLNLSGAHAPFFTRNIVVITDSEGRTGLGEVPGGEPIRSTIEQASELLTGQPITRYKSLLRQVAARFAGQDVAGRGNQTFDQRVTIHAVTALESALLDVNGQFLGVPVAELLGDGQQRDSVPMLGYLFYVGDPDKTDLPYLREPTATGWDRLRREEAVSPESVVELAKAAQQKYGFKDFKLKGGALPGDQEVETIKALSKEFPEARITLDPNGGWPLEDAIRYGREMAGHIAYAEDPCGAEGRFSGREVMAEFRRATGLRTATNMIATDWREMAHAIREASVDIPLADPHFWTMSGSTRVAQLCHDFGLTWGSHSNNHFDISLAMFTQVGAAAPGEITALDTHWIWQDGQHLTTRPFKISEGQIRVPDTPGLGVEIDRERLEAAHQLYLEHGLGTRDDAASMRYLVPGWTFDAKRPALDR from the coding sequence ATGACACCTACTTCCGCACCCGTCGTCCGGCAGGTCGAAGTCATCCCGGTGGCCGGTCACGACTCGATGCTGCTCAACCTCTCCGGAGCCCACGCCCCTTTCTTCACCCGGAACATCGTGGTGATCACGGACAGCGAAGGCCGCACCGGCCTGGGCGAAGTTCCCGGTGGGGAGCCAATCCGGTCCACTATCGAGCAAGCGTCCGAACTCCTGACCGGTCAACCGATCACCCGGTACAAGAGTCTCCTCCGCCAAGTTGCTGCACGCTTCGCGGGCCAGGACGTGGCCGGACGGGGGAATCAGACCTTCGACCAACGCGTCACGATCCACGCCGTCACCGCTCTGGAATCCGCCCTGCTGGACGTGAATGGCCAATTTCTCGGCGTTCCCGTCGCCGAGCTCCTGGGCGACGGTCAGCAGCGGGACAGCGTTCCGATGTTGGGGTATCTCTTCTATGTGGGAGACCCGGACAAGACCGACCTTCCATATCTTCGGGAGCCTACGGCGACCGGTTGGGATAGGTTGCGGCGTGAAGAGGCCGTTTCGCCGGAGTCCGTCGTCGAGCTCGCCAAAGCGGCTCAGCAGAAATACGGATTCAAGGACTTCAAGCTCAAAGGAGGTGCCCTTCCGGGCGACCAAGAGGTCGAGACCATCAAGGCCCTGAGCAAGGAGTTCCCGGAGGCGCGAATCACCCTCGACCCCAATGGTGGTTGGCCGCTTGAGGATGCGATCCGGTACGGACGGGAAATGGCGGGCCACATCGCCTATGCGGAAGACCCGTGCGGGGCCGAGGGCCGTTTTTCGGGTCGAGAGGTCATGGCGGAATTCCGTCGTGCAACGGGACTACGCACCGCGACGAACATGATCGCGACCGATTGGCGAGAGATGGCACATGCGATCCGGGAAGCGTCCGTCGACATCCCTCTCGCGGACCCGCATTTCTGGACCATGTCCGGGTCCACACGCGTTGCACAGCTTTGCCACGATTTCGGACTGACGTGGGGATCTCATTCCAACAACCACTTCGATATTTCACTAGCGATGTTCACCCAGGTCGGCGCTGCCGCACCGGGCGAAATCACGGCCTTGGACACGCACTGGATCTGGCAGGATGGTCAGCACTTGACCACCCGCCCGTTCAAGATTTCCGAAGGACAGATCCGCGTTCCGGATACCCCCGGGCTGGGGGTGGAGATCGACCGCGAGCGACTCGAGGCGGCGCATCAGTTGTACCTCGAACACGGATTGGGCACCCGCGACGACGCTGCCTCGATGCGGTATCTCGTCCCCGGTTGGACCTTCGATGCCAAGCGCCCGGCCCTCGACCGATAG
- a CDS encoding mandelate racemase/muconate lactonizing enzyme family protein, translated as MNSSQDSIRHVALSSVRLPLDVPISDAKVFTGRQKPMTEVIFLFAEITSEQGLQGIGFSYSKRAGGPAQYAHAKEVAEGLLGEDPSDIAKIYTKLLWAGASVGRSGVATQALAAVDIALHDLKAKRAGLPLAKLLGSHRDAVRTYNTSGGFLNASIGEVKDRATRSIEEGIGGIKIKVGLPDSAEDLRRVAAVREHIGPDVPLMVDANQQWDRPTALRMGRRLEEFDLTWIEEPLDAYDVEGHAELARSLDTPIATGEMLASVAEHERLIDNRACDIIQPDCPRVGGVTQFQRLLTLADQRGLDLAPHFAMEIHLHLAPTYPREPWVEHFDWLDPLFNERLETRDGRMIVPDRPGLGVTFSDQARVWTTDSVEFGVK; from the coding sequence ATGAACTCTTCTCAGGATTCGATCCGGCACGTCGCGCTCTCCAGCGTCAGGTTGCCGCTGGACGTGCCGATTTCCGATGCCAAAGTCTTCACGGGCCGGCAAAAGCCCATGACCGAGGTGATCTTCCTTTTCGCTGAGATCACCTCCGAACAGGGGCTCCAGGGGATCGGCTTCAGCTATTCGAAGCGGGCCGGCGGGCCGGCGCAGTACGCTCACGCGAAAGAGGTCGCTGAAGGACTTCTGGGCGAGGACCCGAGCGATATCGCCAAGATCTACACCAAGTTGCTCTGGGCGGGGGCCTCCGTGGGACGCTCCGGGGTCGCGACCCAGGCCCTGGCCGCGGTCGATATCGCCCTCCACGATCTCAAAGCGAAGAGGGCAGGGCTGCCTCTGGCGAAACTGTTGGGCTCCCACCGGGATGCGGTGCGGACCTACAACACTTCCGGTGGGTTCTTGAACGCCTCGATCGGCGAGGTCAAGGACCGTGCCACTCGTTCCATCGAAGAGGGGATCGGCGGCATCAAGATCAAGGTTGGTCTTCCGGATTCGGCGGAAGACCTGCGCCGGGTTGCCGCGGTGAGAGAGCACATCGGTCCCGATGTGCCGCTGATGGTCGACGCCAACCAGCAATGGGACAGGCCAACGGCCCTGCGCATGGGACGCCGCCTCGAGGAATTCGACCTCACGTGGATCGAGGAACCCTTGGACGCCTACGACGTCGAAGGGCATGCGGAGCTGGCTCGCTCACTGGATACTCCCATTGCGACGGGCGAAATGTTGGCTTCCGTGGCGGAGCACGAGCGCCTCATCGACAACCGCGCGTGCGACATCATCCAACCGGACTGCCCCAGGGTCGGAGGCGTGACGCAATTCCAGAGGCTGCTGACTCTGGCGGACCAGAGAGGCCTGGATTTGGCCCCGCATTTTGCGATGGAGATTCATCTTCATCTGGCTCCGACCTATCCTCGCGAGCCATGGGTCGAACATTTCGATTGGCTCGATCCCCTGTTCAACGAACGATTGGAAACCAGGGACGGAAGGATGATCGTTCCTGATCGTCCCGGTTTGGGGGTCACTTTCAGCGATCAGGCCCGGGTATGGACCACGGATTCCGTCGAATTCGGCGTCAAGTAG
- a CDS encoding glucarate dehydratase family protein — translation MAADTTISTIRITPVAFSDPPLLNSVGVHEPYALRSIIEVETASGITGIGESYGSAVHLSRLDLAARALIGVDAESLLAMRCAVSRALADDSVRGGDGMAGMVTTSSTLDRVYSPFEVAALDIQGQQFGVPVSSLLGGLARESVPFSGYLFYKWSAHPGMEPDQWGEALNASQIVDQAEKMVSEYGFTALKLKGGVLRPEDEAETVEALAERFPDMPLRIDPNAAWSVSTAIKIGKRLEGKLEYLEDPAPGLDGMAEVRSHVPMPLATNMFVVAFDHIPESVSREAIDIILSDPHFWGGLEHTKLLAGIASTFGMNLSMHSNSHLGVSLAAMLHVAGATPNIDYACDTHWPWKKPDDDVVSGTPFTFEGGAVSVPTGPGLGVSLDHEKLSRLHEQYVKVEMLERDDTGYMQTYDPTFDPSMGRW, via the coding sequence ATGGCCGCAGATACCACGATTTCAACCATCAGGATCACCCCAGTTGCCTTTTCGGACCCGCCCCTCCTGAACTCGGTGGGTGTTCACGAGCCATACGCGCTCCGTTCCATCATTGAAGTCGAAACGGCGTCGGGTATCACGGGTATCGGTGAGTCGTACGGCTCGGCCGTTCACCTCTCACGACTTGATCTGGCCGCTCGTGCGCTCATCGGGGTCGACGCGGAGAGCCTGCTCGCGATGCGCTGCGCCGTTTCGCGTGCACTGGCCGACGATTCCGTCCGCGGCGGCGACGGCATGGCCGGCATGGTCACAACGTCCTCGACTCTTGACCGGGTCTACTCGCCCTTCGAGGTCGCCGCCCTGGACATCCAGGGACAGCAGTTCGGCGTTCCCGTCAGCAGCCTCCTGGGCGGTCTGGCGCGGGAAAGCGTCCCGTTCAGCGGATATCTCTTCTACAAGTGGTCGGCTCACCCCGGCATGGAGCCGGATCAATGGGGGGAGGCGCTCAACGCGTCCCAAATAGTTGATCAAGCGGAAAAGATGGTGTCCGAGTACGGTTTCACAGCGCTCAAACTCAAGGGCGGCGTCTTGAGGCCCGAGGACGAAGCCGAGACCGTGGAGGCATTGGCAGAAAGGTTCCCGGACATGCCCCTTCGGATCGACCCCAATGCGGCCTGGTCCGTGAGTACCGCGATCAAAATCGGCAAACGACTCGAAGGAAAACTCGAATATCTCGAAGATCCCGCTCCCGGGCTGGACGGAATGGCCGAGGTCCGGAGCCATGTTCCGATGCCGCTCGCGACGAATATGTTCGTCGTCGCCTTCGACCACATCCCGGAATCCGTGAGCCGGGAGGCCATCGACATCATCCTGTCCGACCCACATTTCTGGGGCGGTCTGGAACACACCAAACTTCTGGCCGGAATAGCGTCCACATTCGGCATGAATCTCTCCATGCACTCGAACTCCCATCTGGGAGTCAGTCTGGCCGCGATGCTGCATGTGGCCGGTGCGACACCCAATATCGATTACGCCTGTGACACGCACTGGCCCTGGAAGAAGCCCGACGATGACGTCGTGTCGGGAACGCCGTTCACTTTTGAAGGCGGAGCCGTCTCGGTGCCGACAGGTCCCGGACTCGGCGTTTCGCTGGACCACGAGAAACTGTCGCGTCTGCACGAGCAGTATGTGAAGGTCGAGATGCTGGAAAGAGACGACACCGGCTATATGCAGACGTACGACCCAACTTTCGATCCCAGTATGGGGCGTTGGTAA
- the kdgD gene encoding 5-dehydro-4-deoxyglucarate dehydratase, with protein MAQFSPHELAIHLKDGLLSFPATAFGQDGELDETAYRRHIEWQSSFGVAGLFAAGGTGEGFSLTPEENAKVTDWAVQSTRPEVPVLGSASGSTKQAVRCAQAAEEAGAEGILLLPPYLTECDQDGLLEHASAVCSSVDIGVIVYNRANAIYSAETIARLAERHRNLIGFKDAVGNIEQLARVTARNGDRLFYLGGLPTAETYALPLLQMGVSTYSSALFNFAPEFALEFYADVRNLDHSSVQEKLRNFVLPYLDIRDRGKGYGVSIIKAGLEIVGRGCGPVRPPLHDLRPHDFSDLEHLIQTSNVADVRTPQEGETR; from the coding sequence ATGGCGCAGTTCTCGCCCCACGAGCTTGCAATCCATCTCAAGGATGGCTTGCTCTCATTCCCCGCGACGGCATTCGGACAGGACGGGGAGCTCGACGAAACCGCTTACCGGCGCCACATCGAGTGGCAGTCCAGCTTCGGCGTCGCAGGCCTTTTCGCGGCCGGCGGCACGGGCGAAGGATTCAGCCTCACTCCCGAGGAGAACGCCAAGGTCACGGATTGGGCGGTTCAATCGACCAGGCCGGAAGTCCCTGTACTCGGCTCGGCGTCCGGATCGACGAAACAAGCGGTCCGTTGCGCCCAGGCCGCCGAAGAGGCCGGCGCCGAAGGCATTCTTCTGTTGCCTCCTTATCTGACCGAATGCGACCAGGACGGTCTGCTCGAACACGCCTCCGCGGTGTGCTCTTCGGTCGACATCGGCGTCATCGTGTACAACCGCGCGAATGCCATTTACTCTGCCGAAACCATTGCCCGTTTAGCCGAAAGGCACCGGAACTTGATCGGGTTCAAGGATGCCGTCGGAAATATCGAGCAGCTCGCGCGGGTCACGGCCCGGAACGGCGACAGGCTCTTCTACCTCGGGGGTCTCCCCACGGCGGAAACTTATGCGCTTCCACTCTTGCAGATGGGCGTCAGCACCTACTCTTCCGCCTTGTTCAATTTCGCGCCGGAATTCGCTCTCGAATTCTACGCCGATGTCCGAAACCTCGATCATTCCTCGGTCCAAGAAAAACTGCGGAACTTCGTTCTGCCGTACCTGGACATCAGGGACCGCGGAAAAGGATATGGAGTCTCGATCATCAAGGCCGGGCTCGAGATCGTCGGCCGCGGATGCGGGCCGGTCCGTCCGCCCTTGCACGACCTCAGACCCCACGATTTCAGCGACCTCGAACATCTGATTCAGACCTCGAACGTCGCGGACGTTCGCACCCCTCAGGAAGGTGAAACACGATGA